In a single window of the Streptomyces sp. HUAS ZL42 genome:
- a CDS encoding aldehyde dehydrogenase family protein, with translation MMKYEPPGKPGSPVDVAPRYENFIGGKWEAPTTGQYTPNLCPATAKPICEIPKSGAEDIELALDAAHAAKEAWGEATTAQRAAVLNKMADAIDAHREELAVAESWENGKPVRETLAADIPLAADHFRYFAAAIRAEESQITEIDKETIAYHFHEPLGVVGQIIPFNFPLLMAAWKLAPALAAGNATVIKPASPTPWSILKLMEVVGDIVPPGVLNVVNGPGAEIGKALATNKRIAKVAFTGETTTGRLIMQYASQNIIPVTLELGGKSPNIFFNDVAAADDDFLNKAVEGLVLYAFNKGEVCTCPSRALIQEDIYEEFMGRCLERIRAIKQGDPLDTATMIGPQVSRQQVEKIASYVDIGVKEGAELLVGGHRPTLDGEFADGFFYEPTVLKGHNKMRVFQEEIFGPVLAVTTFKDEAEALEIANDTLYGLGAGVWSRNGALAYRMGRAIKAGRVWTNCYHQYPAGAAFGGYKVSGIGRETHKMMLEHYSQTKNLLVSYGTKPLGLF, from the coding sequence ATCATGAAGTACGAGCCTCCGGGCAAGCCGGGCAGCCCCGTGGACGTCGCGCCCCGGTACGAGAACTTCATCGGCGGCAAGTGGGAGGCACCCACCACGGGCCAGTACACGCCCAACCTGTGCCCCGCAACCGCCAAGCCCATCTGCGAGATCCCGAAGTCCGGAGCCGAGGACATCGAACTCGCCCTCGACGCCGCCCACGCCGCCAAGGAGGCGTGGGGCGAGGCCACCACGGCCCAGCGGGCCGCGGTCCTGAACAAGATGGCCGATGCCATCGACGCCCACCGCGAGGAACTCGCCGTCGCCGAGAGCTGGGAGAACGGCAAGCCGGTCCGCGAGACCCTGGCCGCGGACATCCCGCTCGCCGCCGACCACTTCCGCTACTTCGCGGCCGCGATCCGCGCCGAGGAGAGCCAGATCACCGAGATCGACAAGGAGACCATCGCCTACCACTTCCACGAGCCGCTGGGCGTGGTCGGACAGATCATCCCGTTCAACTTCCCGCTGCTGATGGCCGCGTGGAAGCTCGCCCCCGCGCTGGCCGCGGGCAACGCCACGGTGATCAAGCCCGCCTCGCCGACCCCGTGGTCGATCCTGAAGCTGATGGAGGTCGTCGGCGACATCGTGCCGCCGGGCGTCCTCAACGTCGTCAACGGCCCCGGCGCCGAGATCGGCAAGGCGCTCGCCACCAACAAGCGCATCGCCAAGGTCGCTTTCACCGGCGAGACCACCACCGGCCGTCTGATCATGCAGTACGCGTCCCAGAACATCATCCCCGTCACGCTGGAGCTGGGCGGCAAGTCGCCGAACATCTTCTTCAACGACGTGGCCGCCGCCGACGACGACTTCCTGAACAAGGCGGTCGAGGGACTCGTCCTGTACGCGTTCAACAAGGGCGAGGTCTGCACCTGCCCCTCGCGCGCCCTGATCCAGGAGGACATCTACGAGGAGTTCATGGGCCGCTGCCTGGAGCGGATCCGCGCCATCAAGCAGGGCGACCCGCTCGACACCGCGACCATGATCGGTCCCCAGGTGTCCAGGCAGCAGGTCGAGAAGATCGCCTCGTACGTCGACATAGGCGTCAAGGAGGGCGCCGAACTGCTGGTCGGCGGCCACCGGCCCACGCTCGACGGAGAGTTCGCGGACGGCTTCTTCTACGAGCCGACCGTCCTCAAGGGCCACAACAAGATGCGGGTCTTCCAGGAGGAGATCTTCGGACCCGTCCTCGCGGTCACCACGTTCAAGGACGAGGCCGAGGCTCTCGAGATCGCCAACGACACGCTGTACGGCCTCGGCGCCGGCGTGTGGAGCCGCAACGGCGCCCTCGCCTACCGCATGGGCCGCGCCATCAAGGCCGGCCGGGTCTGGACGAACTGCTACCACCAGTACCCCGCGGGTGCCGCGTTCGGTGGCTACAAGGTCTCCGGCATCGGCCGCGAGACGCACAAGATGATGCTCGAGCACTACAGCCAGACGAAGAACCTCCTGGTCAGCTACGGCACCAAGCCGCTCGGGCTGTTCTAG
- a CDS encoding DUF779 domain-containing protein yields the protein MPAKVHNGTVGRVTATRAARKAIAALRAAHGGPVMFVQSGGCCDGSDPMCFPGGEFALGEGDMLVGVVDGCTFHMNADQYEALGRPLLVLDVEPGTPGGFSLAAGDGLHFVTRVKEPRRNAC from the coding sequence ATGCCCGCGAAGGTCCACAACGGCACCGTCGGGCGCGTCACCGCCACCCGTGCGGCGCGCAAGGCGATCGCGGCCCTGCGCGCCGCCCACGGCGGACCGGTGATGTTCGTCCAGTCCGGCGGCTGCTGCGACGGCAGTGACCCGATGTGCTTCCCGGGCGGCGAATTCGCCCTGGGGGAGGGCGACATGCTGGTCGGCGTCGTGGACGGCTGCACCTTCCACATGAACGCCGACCAGTACGAGGCCCTCGGCCGCCCGTTGCTCGTCCTGGACGTCGAGCCGGGCACACCGGGCGGTTTCTCCCTCGCAGCCGGGGACGGGCTGCATTTCGTGACCCGCGTCAAGGAACCCCGGCGCAACGCCTGTTGA
- a CDS encoding zinc-dependent alcohol dehydrogenase, whose amino-acid sequence MKAAVVTDFGKPLEIQDLPVPEPGPGQVLVRMEASGLCHTDIHAAHGDWPVKPNPPFIPGHEGIGAVQAVGAGVSQDLLGKRVAIPWLGSSCGTCRYCVSGWETLCETQVNSGYSVDGCYAEYTVANAGAVVPVPVGVSSFDAAPLTCAGVTTYKAIKVARVVPAERVAVFGVGGLGHLALQYARLVGGLVTAVDLEPDKLGLAHRLGADQIVNARTHDPVEEIKKAGGADVAVVLAAAPRAFEQAFQCLNRGGRLVMVAMPADNAAIKVPIFETVVFGISVIGSIVGTRQDLAEVFALHAAGRTQVIAEPRRLDQVNDSFDEVLGGRAEARLVFEF is encoded by the coding sequence ATGAAGGCAGCAGTCGTCACCGACTTCGGCAAGCCCCTGGAGATCCAGGACCTCCCCGTCCCCGAGCCCGGCCCCGGCCAGGTGCTCGTCCGGATGGAGGCCTCCGGGCTCTGCCACACCGACATCCACGCCGCCCACGGCGACTGGCCGGTCAAGCCGAACCCGCCGTTCATCCCCGGCCACGAGGGCATCGGCGCCGTGCAGGCCGTCGGCGCCGGCGTCTCCCAGGACCTGCTCGGCAAGCGGGTCGCCATCCCGTGGCTCGGCTCGTCCTGCGGCACCTGCCGCTACTGCGTCTCCGGCTGGGAGACCCTGTGCGAGACCCAGGTCAACTCCGGTTACTCTGTGGACGGTTGCTACGCCGAGTACACCGTCGCGAACGCGGGCGCGGTCGTTCCGGTCCCCGTCGGCGTGTCGTCCTTCGACGCGGCGCCGCTGACCTGCGCGGGCGTCACCACGTACAAGGCGATCAAGGTCGCGCGCGTGGTCCCGGCCGAACGGGTCGCCGTCTTCGGTGTCGGCGGTCTGGGCCACCTGGCGCTGCAGTACGCGCGTCTGGTCGGCGGCCTGGTCACCGCCGTCGACCTCGAACCGGACAAGCTGGGCCTGGCCCACCGGCTCGGCGCGGACCAGATCGTCAACGCCCGTACCCACGACCCGGTCGAGGAGATCAAGAAGGCCGGCGGCGCGGACGTGGCCGTCGTGCTGGCCGCCGCGCCCCGGGCGTTCGAACAGGCCTTCCAGTGCCTGAACCGGGGCGGACGCCTGGTCATGGTCGCCATGCCCGCCGACAACGCGGCCATCAAGGTGCCGATCTTCGAGACCGTGGTCTTCGGGATCTCCGTCATCGGCTCCATCGTCGGCACCCGCCAGGACCTGGCCGAGGTGTTCGCGCTGCACGCGGCCGGACGCACCCAGGTCATCGCCGAACCCCGGCGCCTGGACCAGGTCAACGACTCCTTCGACG